DNA from Chitinophaga pendula:
ATACTTCAGGATGCCTTTCAGGAATGTCTGGGAAGCCTCCAGGAAAGCGTTGTTGATGGCTGTTACGGTTGTCGGTTTGGCGAGTGTACAGGTAAAGTCGGTCAGGGAGCCGTTGAGTACCGGTACGCGTATGCCGGCGCCACCTATTTTACCATCGAGATGAGGGAAAATGGTGGTGACGGCTTTGGCGGCACCTGTAGTGGTTGGTATAATTGATGAAGAGGCGGCCCTGGCGCGGCGCAGGTCTTTATGTGGTGCGTCGTGCAGGTTCTGATCGCCGGTCATAGAGTGTACGGTAGTAATATATCCGTCGAGTACGCCCCAATTGTCATCCAGGACTTTCAGCATCGGAGCAACATTGTTGGTGGTACAGGATGCATTGGAGAGGATAGGGGACAGCAGATCGATCTGGTGGTCATTTACGCCCAGTACGACGGTGGGGATGTCTTTTTCGGAGGAGGGCGCCGAAACGATCACCTGGCGGGCGCCTGCCTGCAGGTGGATAGCAGCTTTTGCCCTGCTGGTGAACTTACCCGTGGATTCTGCCACCAGGTCTATATCGAATGTCTGCCAGGGGAGTTGATCCAGTGAGGTGTGGCA
Protein-coding regions in this window:
- the gap gene encoding type I glyceraldehyde-3-phosphate dehydrogenase, encoding MRIAINGFGRIGRITLRRLLTKTGITVAAINDLADATTLAHLFKFDSIHGIYPGEVSVEDNILIVDGHRIPVLCHTSLDQLPWQTFDIDLVAESTGKFTSRAKAAIHLQAGARQVIVSAPSSEKDIPTVVLGVNDHQIDLLSPILSNASCTTNNVAPMLKVLDDNWGVLDGYITTVHSMTGDQNLHDAPHKDLRRARAASSSIIPTTTGAAKAVTTIFPHLDGKIGGAGIRVPVLNGSLTDFTCTLAKPTTVTAINNAFLEASQTFLKGILKYSTDPIVSVDILGNTYSCTFDAPLTSIVGGLVKVVGWYDNEYGYSSRMSDLIDRIRQLKGL